A single genomic interval of Methylobacterium bullatum harbors:
- the tal gene encoding Transaldolase gives MNPLKALFPEQGQAVWLDFVARGFIADGRLKTLVDEDGLRGVTSNPSIFEKAIGDSTEYDGALKEVMDAGDARVIDLYEGCAIADIQAAADVLRPVYEASDGADGYVSLEVSPYLALSTEDTLEEARRLHKTVARDNLMVKVPATPAGIPAIRALTADGISINVTLLFGQDAYEEVARAFIAGLEEFGAKGGDVSKVASVASFFISRIDVAVDKALDAKIAEANDPDEKAELEALKGKVAIANAKLAYQRYKRIFAEPTWQALAQKGAKAQRLLWASTGTKNKAYSDVLYVEELIGPDTVNTMPPVTMDAFRDHGTVKPAIEENVGDAEAVMARLARAGIDIGAVAKQLVEEGVQLFIDAADKLLGAVAGKRADFLGAKLDGQTLILGDAIGAEAKKAVESWRASGSIRRLWAHDKTVWSNADEDQWLGWLRIVEDELARVSEYQAFAEDVRQTGFSDVVVLGMGGSSLGPEVLAETYGSRDGFPTLRILDSTDPDQVRAVESAVNLETTLFIVASKSGSTLEPNVFRDYFLGRMKALVGERAGAHFVAVTDPGSAMEAAAKADNFRRIFYGVKQIGGRYSVLSAFGLVPAAASGIDVKQFLDTARTMVRSCGPAVPPAQNPGVLLGTAMAAAALHDGRDKVTFIASPGIDTFGAWAEQLIAESTGKDGRGLIPIDGEPVGVPAVYGRDRFFVYLRLDNRADAQQDEAVRSLEREGHPVVHITMVNEEQLPQEFFRFEMATAVAGALLGINPFDQPDVEASKIETKKLFDAAEKSGSLPSETPLVEDETIALYADPANPGALPQTAEGFEAALRAHLARIKDGDYAALLAYVARNEAHHAILQEARIALRDKRKVATCLEFGPRFLHSTGQAYKGGPDTGVFLQITADPSEDLAIPGRALGFGTVVAAQARGDFAVLAERGRRALRVHIKGGDVEAGLKRIAAAIKAAVV, from the coding sequence ATGAACCCGCTCAAGGCTCTCTTCCCGGAACAGGGCCAGGCCGTGTGGCTCGACTTCGTCGCCCGCGGCTTCATCGCGGACGGGCGCCTGAAGACGCTGGTGGACGAGGACGGCCTGCGGGGCGTGACCTCGAATCCGTCGATCTTCGAGAAGGCGATCGGCGATTCCACGGAATATGACGGGGCGCTGAAGGAGGTCATGGATGCGGGCGACGCCCGCGTCATCGATCTTTACGAAGGCTGCGCCATCGCCGACATCCAGGCGGCGGCCGACGTGCTGCGCCCCGTCTACGAGGCGAGCGACGGCGCCGACGGCTATGTCAGCCTCGAAGTCTCGCCCTACCTCGCCCTCTCGACGGAGGATACGCTCGAGGAGGCCCGCCGCCTGCACAAGACGGTCGCCCGCGACAACCTGATGGTGAAGGTGCCCGCCACCCCGGCCGGCATCCCGGCGATCCGGGCGCTGACCGCCGACGGGATCAGCATCAACGTCACCCTGCTCTTCGGCCAGGATGCCTACGAGGAGGTGGCCCGCGCCTTCATCGCCGGCCTCGAAGAGTTCGGCGCCAAGGGCGGCGACGTCTCGAAGGTCGCCAGCGTGGCGAGCTTCTTCATCAGCCGTATCGACGTCGCCGTGGACAAGGCCCTCGACGCGAAGATCGCGGAAGCCAACGATCCCGACGAGAAGGCGGAACTGGAAGCCCTCAAGGGCAAGGTCGCCATCGCCAACGCCAAGCTCGCCTACCAGCGCTACAAGCGCATCTTCGCCGAGCCGACATGGCAGGCGCTCGCGCAGAAGGGCGCCAAGGCGCAGCGCCTGCTCTGGGCTTCCACGGGGACCAAGAACAAGGCTTACTCCGATGTGCTCTATGTCGAGGAGCTGATCGGGCCGGATACGGTCAACACCATGCCGCCGGTCACGATGGACGCGTTCCGCGACCACGGCACGGTCAAGCCCGCCATCGAGGAGAATGTCGGTGACGCCGAGGCCGTGATGGCCCGTCTGGCCAGGGCCGGCATCGATATCGGGGCGGTGGCCAAGCAGCTCGTGGAGGAAGGCGTCCAGCTCTTCATCGACGCCGCCGACAAGCTCCTCGGTGCGGTGGCGGGCAAGCGCGCCGATTTCCTCGGCGCCAAGCTCGACGGCCAGACCCTCATCCTCGGCGATGCCATCGGCGCCGAGGCGAAGAAGGCCGTCGAATCCTGGCGCGCCTCGGGCTCGATCCGCCGGCTCTGGGCGCACGACAAGACGGTCTGGTCGAATGCCGACGAGGACCAGTGGCTCGGCTGGCTCCGCATCGTCGAGGACGAACTCGCCCGCGTCTCCGAATACCAGGCCTTCGCCGAGGATGTCCGCCAGACCGGCTTCTCCGACGTGGTCGTCCTCGGCATGGGCGGGTCGAGCCTCGGCCCGGAAGTGCTGGCCGAGACGTACGGTAGCCGCGACGGTTTCCCGACGCTGCGCATCCTCGATTCCACCGATCCCGATCAGGTCCGTGCCGTGGAAAGCGCGGTGAACCTCGAGACGACCCTGTTCATCGTCGCCTCGAAATCCGGCTCCACCCTCGAGCCCAACGTCTTCCGCGACTATTTCCTCGGCCGCATGAAGGCGCTGGTCGGCGAGCGGGCCGGTGCGCATTTCGTGGCCGTCACCGATCCCGGCTCGGCCATGGAGGCGGCGGCCAAGGCCGACAATTTCCGCCGGATCTTCTACGGGGTGAAGCAGATCGGCGGGCGCTATTCGGTGCTCTCGGCCTTCGGGCTGGTCCCGGCGGCGGCGTCCGGCATCGACGTGAAGCAGTTCCTCGACACGGCGCGGACCATGGTCCGCTCCTGCGGCCCGGCCGTGCCGCCCGCCCAGAATCCCGGCGTTCTGCTGGGCACCGCCATGGCGGCAGCGGCACTCCATGACGGTCGTGACAAGGTGACGTTCATCGCCTCCCCCGGCATCGACACGTTCGGGGCCTGGGCAGAGCAGCTCATCGCCGAATCCACCGGCAAGGACGGCCGGGGTCTCATCCCCATCGACGGCGAGCCGGTGGGCGTGCCGGCGGTCTATGGCCGCGACCGCTTCTTCGTCTACCTGCGCCTCGACAACCGGGCGGACGCGCAGCAGGACGAGGCCGTGCGCAGCCTGGAGCGCGAAGGCCATCCTGTTGTCCACATCACCATGGTGAACGAGGAGCAGCTGCCACAGGAATTCTTCCGCTTCGAGATGGCCACCGCCGTCGCCGGCGCCCTGCTCGGCATCAATCCGTTCGACCAGCCGGACGTGGAAGCGAGCAAGATCGAGACGAAGAAGCTGTTCGATGCCGCCGAGAAGAGCGGTTCGCTGCCATCCGAAACGCCGCTCGTCGAAGACGAGACCATCGCCCTCTACGCCGACCCGGCCAATCCCGGGGCGCTGCCGCAGACGGCGGAAGGGTTCGAGGCGGCCCTGAGAGCTCATCTCGCGCGGATCAAGGACGGCGACTACGCCGCGCTGCTGGCTTACGTCGCCCGTAACGAGGCGCACCACGCCATCCTGCAGGAGGCGCGCATCGCTCTGCGTGACAAGCGCAAGGTCGCGACCTGCCTCGAATTCGGGCCGCGCTTCCTCCACTCCACCGGCCAGGCCTACAAGGGCGGTCCGGATACCGGAGTGTTCCTGCAGATCACCGCCGACCCGTCGGAGGATCTCGCGATCCCCGGCCGGGCGCTGGGCTTCGGCACCGTGGTGGCGGCTCAGGCGCGGGGCGATTTCGCGGTCCTGGCCGAGCGCGGCCGCCGGGCCCTGCGCGTCCACATCAAGGGCGGCGACGTGGAGGCCGGGCTCAAGCGCATCGCGGCGGCGATCAAGGCGGCGGTGGTGTGA
- a CDS encoding Trehalase gives MAGRIEDYALVGDGRTAALIGRDGSIDWLCWPRFDSAACFASLLGTEEHGFWKLSPADGAATISRRYREGSLVLETRYVTSAGEARVIDYMPANDGSHMVRIVEGLSGSVDMRMVLAVRFDYGLAVPWVSHNELGDLRAISGPHKVVLRTRAPLDGVGQTTVSDFTVAEGESLSFCLSYGPSHEDDPPPIEPRKVLFQTDRYWRDWSSRCASGTPWDAILKRSLLTLKALIYTPTGGIVAAPTTSLPEELGGVRNWDYRFCWLRDSTFTLIALMDGGFLDEARAWRDWLIRAVAGNPEQAHILYGIAGERLLPEIELDWLPGYEGSKPVRIGNAAVDQFQLDVYGEIFDALYQARQRGLLGDADGWRVGLALLEHLEKVWSEPDEGIWEVRGGRRHFVHSKVMAWVAFDRAIRSFEMGDGPPAPVDRWRAIRDHIHEEVCEKGFDKELNSFVQYYGAKTLDASLLLIAHMGFLPQDDPRVVGTVEAIGKHLMRDGFVLRYDTEDDNTDGLPGGEGAFLPCSFWYADNLIGLDRCHEARELIERLIGVCNDVGLVAEEYDVGAKRLVGNFPQAFSHVTLVNTILNYSRASGPARERSEKSALARATSPNRASSPGQARSPSQGGANLEGAAAQHS, from the coding sequence ATGGCGGGACGGATCGAGGATTACGCGCTGGTCGGCGATGGCCGCACCGCTGCGCTCATCGGGCGTGACGGCAGCATCGACTGGCTCTGCTGGCCCCGCTTCGATTCCGCCGCCTGTTTCGCCTCCCTCCTCGGCACCGAGGAGCACGGGTTCTGGAAACTGTCCCCGGCGGACGGCGCCGCCACGATCTCGCGCCGTTACCGCGAAGGCAGCCTCGTCCTCGAGACGCGCTATGTGACCTCCGCAGGCGAGGCCAGGGTGATCGACTACATGCCGGCCAACGATGGCTCGCACATGGTGCGCATCGTCGAAGGCCTGTCCGGCTCGGTTGACATGCGCATGGTCCTGGCGGTGCGCTTCGATTACGGGCTCGCGGTGCCGTGGGTGTCTCACAACGAACTTGGTGACCTGCGGGCGATTTCCGGCCCCCATAAGGTGGTCCTGCGCACCCGCGCACCCCTCGATGGGGTCGGCCAGACCACGGTCTCGGACTTCACCGTGGCGGAGGGCGAGAGCCTGTCGTTCTGCCTGAGCTACGGCCCCTCGCACGAGGACGACCCGCCTCCGATCGAGCCACGCAAGGTGCTGTTCCAGACCGACCGCTACTGGCGCGACTGGTCGAGCCGCTGCGCGTCCGGCACGCCCTGGGACGCGATCCTCAAGCGCTCGCTGCTGACGCTCAAGGCGCTGATCTACACGCCGACGGGCGGGATCGTGGCCGCGCCCACCACCTCCCTGCCCGAGGAGCTCGGCGGCGTGCGCAACTGGGATTACCGGTTCTGCTGGCTGCGGGATTCGACCTTCACCCTTATCGCACTGATGGATGGCGGCTTTCTCGACGAGGCGCGGGCCTGGCGCGACTGGCTGATCCGCGCCGTCGCCGGCAATCCGGAACAGGCCCACATCCTCTACGGCATCGCCGGGGAGCGTCTCCTGCCCGAGATCGAACTCGACTGGCTTCCCGGCTACGAGGGGTCGAAGCCGGTGCGGATCGGCAATGCCGCGGTCGACCAGTTCCAGCTCGACGTCTACGGCGAGATCTTCGACGCACTCTACCAGGCCCGCCAGCGCGGCCTGCTCGGCGATGCCGATGGCTGGCGGGTGGGCCTCGCCCTGCTGGAGCATCTGGAGAAGGTCTGGAGCGAGCCCGACGAGGGCATCTGGGAGGTGCGCGGCGGGCGCCGCCACTTCGTCCATTCCAAGGTCATGGCCTGGGTCGCCTTCGACCGGGCCATCCGCTCCTTCGAGATGGGCGACGGGCCGCCCGCCCCCGTGGATCGCTGGCGCGCGATCCGCGACCATATCCACGAGGAGGTCTGCGAGAAGGGGTTCGACAAGGAGCTGAACAGCTTCGTCCAGTATTACGGGGCCAAGACCCTCGATGCGAGCCTGCTCCTCATCGCCCATATGGGCTTCCTGCCCCAGGACGATCCTCGTGTCGTCGGCACGGTGGAGGCCATCGGCAAACACCTGATGCGCGACGGATTCGTGCTGCGCTACGACACCGAGGATGACAATACCGATGGTCTGCCCGGCGGCGAGGGGGCTTTCCTGCCCTGTAGCTTCTGGTACGCCGACAATCTCATCGGCCTCGACCGCTGCCACGAGGCGCGGGAGCTGATCGAACGCCTCATCGGCGTCTGCAACGATGTCGGGCTCGTGGCGGAGGAATACGACGTGGGAGCCAAGCGCCTTGTGGGCAATTTCCCCCAGGCGTTCAGTCACGTCACGTTGGTGAACACGATTTTGAACTATAGCCGTGCCAGCGGGCCGGCGCGGGAGCGCAGCGAGAAATCCGCCCTCGCCCGGGCCACATCGCCAAACCGGGCGAGTTCTCCCGGCCAGGCGCGTTCTCCCAGCCAGGGTGGCGCAAATCTAGAAGGCGCCGCGGCCCAGCACAGCTGA
- the pdtaR_4 gene encoding putative transcriptional regulatory protein pdtaR, giving the protein MTDPSLTVAVIDPSRARAAILEEGLRAAGIADVVIIPDTADLPAQVAALNPDVVVIHLESPSRDILEQMSGLSRHVERPVAMFVDRSDAPMMQAAVDAGISAYVVDGLHPQRIRSILDIAILRFQAFARLQRELVEARGELADRKIVERAKGILMAARSLSEEEAYKLMRRKAMNEKSKIADIARAIVTTADLFG; this is encoded by the coding sequence ATGACAGACCCATCCCTCACCGTCGCCGTGATCGATCCTAGCCGCGCCCGCGCCGCGATCCTGGAGGAGGGGCTGCGCGCCGCCGGAATCGCGGATGTGGTCATCATCCCCGACACCGCCGACCTGCCGGCACAGGTGGCCGCCCTCAATCCCGACGTGGTGGTGATCCATCTGGAGAGCCCCAGCCGGGACATCCTCGAACAGATGTCGGGCCTGTCCCGCCATGTGGAGCGGCCGGTGGCGATGTTCGTCGACCGCTCGGACGCGCCGATGATGCAGGCGGCGGTGGATGCCGGGATCTCGGCCTATGTGGTGGACGGGCTGCACCCCCAGCGCATCCGGTCGATCCTCGACATCGCCATCCTGCGGTTCCAGGCCTTCGCCCGGCTGCAGCGGGAACTGGTGGAGGCGCGGGGCGAACTCGCCGACCGGAAAATCGTGGAGCGCGCCAAGGGCATCCTCATGGCCGCCCGCTCTCTGAGCGAGGAGGAGGCCTACAAACTGATGCGGCGCAAGGCCATGAACGAGAAGAGCAAGATCGCCGACATCGCCCGCGCCATCGTCACCACGGCGGACCTGTTCGGATGA
- the nrtA_3 gene encoding Nitrate transport protein NrtA, which produces MTDGFQNSRRSLLKGAAATLSLAALARTALPGGAFAQGAGPEVKGAKLGFIALTDASPLFVAKEKGFFAKHGMPDVEVLKQASWGTTRDNLVLGSEGNGIDGAHILTPMPYLISAGRVTQNNVPVPMHILARLNTNGQCVSVAKEYLDAKVALDSKVFKAAIEKKKAAGKSVKAAMTFPGGTHDLWIRYWLAAGGIDPDKDIETIVVPPPQMVANMKVGTMDCFCVGEPWNAQLVQQGLGYTALTTGELWKDHPEKAFAMRASFTEKYPNATKALLMAVLEAQQWCDKPENKDEVAAIAAKRQWMNVPVGDVAGRIKGTIDYGDGRVVENSPFVMKFWNDNASYPYQSHDLWFLTEDIRWGKFDAQTDTKALIAKVNREDIWRDAAKALGVTAIPSSTSRGKETFFDGKVFDPADPAAYLSSLGIKRIA; this is translated from the coding sequence ATGACTGACGGGTTTCAGAACAGCCGCCGCAGCCTCTTGAAGGGGGCCGCCGCGACCTTGTCGCTGGCAGCCCTGGCGCGCACTGCGCTGCCCGGCGGCGCCTTCGCGCAGGGGGCCGGACCCGAGGTGAAGGGCGCCAAGCTCGGCTTCATCGCCCTCACCGACGCCAGCCCGCTCTTCGTCGCCAAGGAAAAGGGGTTCTTCGCCAAGCACGGCATGCCCGACGTGGAGGTGCTGAAACAGGCGAGCTGGGGCACCACCCGCGACAACCTCGTGCTCGGCTCAGAGGGCAACGGCATCGACGGCGCGCATATCCTCACGCCGATGCCCTACCTGATCTCGGCCGGCCGGGTGACGCAGAACAACGTTCCGGTGCCGATGCACATCCTGGCCCGGCTCAACACCAACGGCCAGTGCGTCTCGGTGGCCAAGGAATATCTGGACGCCAAGGTCGCGCTTGATTCCAAGGTGTTCAAGGCGGCGATCGAGAAGAAGAAGGCCGCCGGCAAGTCGGTGAAGGCGGCCATGACCTTCCCCGGCGGCACCCACGACCTCTGGATCCGCTACTGGCTCGCCGCCGGCGGGATCGACCCCGACAAGGACATCGAGACCATCGTCGTGCCGCCGCCCCAGATGGTGGCGAACATGAAGGTCGGCACGATGGATTGCTTCTGCGTGGGCGAGCCGTGGAACGCGCAGCTCGTGCAGCAGGGCCTCGGCTACACCGCCCTCACCACCGGCGAACTCTGGAAGGACCACCCCGAGAAGGCCTTCGCCATGCGGGCCTCCTTCACCGAGAAGTATCCGAACGCGACCAAGGCCCTGCTGATGGCGGTGCTGGAGGCGCAACAATGGTGCGACAAGCCCGAGAACAAGGACGAGGTCGCCGCCATCGCCGCAAAGCGCCAGTGGATGAACGTTCCGGTGGGCGACGTCGCCGGTCGCATCAAGGGCACCATCGATTACGGCGACGGCCGCGTGGTCGAGAACAGCCCCTTCGTGATGAAGTTCTGGAACGACAACGCCTCCTACCCCTACCAGAGCCACGACCTCTGGTTCCTCACCGAGGACATCCGCTGGGGCAAGTTCGACGCGCAGACGGACACCAAGGCGCTCATTGCCAAGGTGAACCGCGAGGACATCTGGCGCGACGCCGCGAAGGCGCTGGGCGTCACCGCGATCCCGAGCTCCACGTCGCGCGGCAAGGAGACCTTCTTCGACGGGAAGGTCTTCGATCCCGCCGATCCCGCCGCCTACCTGTCCAGCCTCGGCATCAAGAGGATCGCGTGA
- the tkt gene encoding Transketolase: protein MSGAETKPKGDLSEIDKLSIDTLRTLAIDAVQKANSGHAGAPMALAPVAYTLWNRYLRYDPAHPHWPNRDRFVLSAGHASMLLYGLLHLAGVAQTDGGNEPAVSIEDIKNFRQLDSKTPGHPEYHFTTGVETTTGPLGQGVANSVGMAMGGRFLGETLNRPDLPLFDFNVYAICSDGDLMEGVAAEAASIAGHLRLSNLCWIYDNNTITIEGHTELAFSEEVATRFLSYGWQVLRVADANDVHAVSAALETFLQSGDRPTLIVVNSIIGYGAPNKQNTSKAHSDALGVDEVKAAKRAYGWPQDAQFLVPDGVRENFQAGIGERGATLYADWERFMAEAKSAEPALAEEIDALLTGRLPDGWDKDIPVFEADAKGMATRESSGKVLNAIAKNVPHLLGGSADLAPSNKTKLEFEGAGTLSPFEPGGRNIHFGVREHAMGSIVNGLGLVGLRAYGATFLVFADYMRPPIRLAALMELPVFHVFTHDSIGVGEDGPTHQPVEQLLTLRAIPGLITLRPADANEVGEAYRVIMGLKDQPAVLALSRQPLPTMDRSTYASAAGTAKGAYVLADSEGTPDVILIGTGSEVQLCVSAYEALKAEGIKARVVSMPSWELFERQDEAYRNSVLIPDVLARVAVEQGSVIGWDRYSGSSGTIIGMHTFGSSAPIKDLQAKFGFTPEKVAQAARDQIARHKK, encoded by the coding sequence ATGAGCGGAGCCGAGACCAAGCCGAAGGGCGACCTGAGCGAGATCGACAAGCTCTCCATCGACACCCTGCGCACCCTGGCGATCGACGCGGTGCAGAAGGCGAATTCCGGCCATGCCGGCGCGCCGATGGCGCTGGCGCCCGTGGCCTACACCCTATGGAACCGCTACCTGCGCTACGACCCGGCGCATCCGCATTGGCCCAACCGCGATCGTTTCGTGCTTTCGGCCGGTCATGCCTCGATGCTGCTCTACGGGTTGCTGCATCTCGCCGGGGTCGCCCAGACCGATGGCGGCAACGAGCCGGCCGTCTCCATCGAGGACATCAAGAACTTCCGCCAGCTCGACAGCAAGACGCCGGGCCACCCGGAATACCATTTCACCACCGGCGTCGAGACCACGACCGGGCCCCTCGGCCAGGGCGTCGCCAATTCCGTCGGCATGGCGATGGGCGGCCGCTTCCTCGGCGAGACCCTGAACCGGCCAGACCTGCCGCTGTTCGACTTCAACGTCTACGCGATCTGCTCGGATGGCGACCTGATGGAGGGCGTGGCCGCCGAGGCCGCCTCCATCGCCGGGCATCTGCGCCTGTCGAACCTGTGCTGGATCTACGACAACAACACGATCACCATCGAGGGGCACACCGAGCTCGCCTTCTCCGAAGAGGTGGCGACGCGCTTCCTCAGCTATGGCTGGCAGGTGTTGCGGGTGGCCGACGCCAACGACGTCCACGCCGTCTCCGCCGCCCTGGAGACCTTCCTCCAGTCCGGCGACCGCCCGACCCTGATCGTGGTCAACTCGATCATCGGCTATGGCGCCCCGAACAAGCAGAACACCTCGAAGGCGCATTCGGACGCGCTCGGCGTCGACGAGGTCAAGGCCGCGAAGCGAGCCTATGGCTGGCCCCAGGACGCCCAGTTCCTGGTGCCGGACGGGGTCAGGGAGAACTTCCAGGCCGGGATCGGCGAGCGCGGCGCTACGCTCTACGCCGATTGGGAGCGGTTCATGGCCGAGGCCAAGTCCGCCGAGCCGGCCCTGGCCGAAGAGATCGACGCCCTCCTCACGGGTCGCCTGCCCGACGGCTGGGACAAGGACATCCCGGTCTTCGAGGCGGATGCCAAGGGCATGGCTACCCGCGAATCCTCCGGCAAGGTGCTGAACGCCATCGCCAAGAACGTGCCCCACCTGCTCGGCGGCTCGGCGGATCTCGCGCCCTCCAACAAGACCAAGCTCGAATTCGAGGGAGCCGGTACCCTCTCGCCCTTCGAGCCGGGTGGCCGCAACATCCATTTCGGCGTGCGCGAACACGCCATGGGGTCGATCGTCAACGGTCTGGGTCTCGTCGGCCTCAGGGCCTACGGCGCGACCTTCCTGGTCTTCGCCGACTACATGCGTCCACCCATCCGCCTCGCCGCGCTGATGGAACTGCCGGTCTTCCACGTCTTCACGCACGATTCGATCGGCGTCGGCGAGGACGGCCCCACCCACCAGCCGGTGGAACAGCTGCTGACGCTCCGCGCCATTCCGGGCCTCATCACGCTCCGCCCGGCGGATGCCAACGAGGTGGGGGAAGCCTATCGGGTCATCATGGGACTGAAGGACCAGCCGGCGGTGCTGGCTCTCTCCCGGCAGCCGCTGCCGACCATGGACCGCTCGACCTATGCCAGTGCCGCCGGCACCGCCAAGGGTGCCTACGTGCTCGCCGACAGCGAGGGCACGCCCGACGTGATCCTCATCGGCACCGGATCGGAGGTGCAACTCTGCGTCTCCGCTTACGAGGCCCTGAAGGCCGAAGGCATCAAGGCCCGCGTGGTCTCGATGCCGTCCTGGGAGCTGTTCGAGCGCCAGGACGAGGCCTACCGCAACAGTGTCCTGATCCCCGACGTCCTGGCCCGCGTCGCCGTCGAGCAGGGCTCGGTGATCGGCTGGGACCGCTATTCCGGCTCGTCCGGGACGATCATCGGCATGCACACGTTCGGCTCGTCGGCGCCGATCAAGGACCTGCAGGCCAAGTTCGGCTTCACTCCCGAGAAGGTGGCGCAGGCCGCCCGCGACCAGATAGCACGGCACAAGAAGTAG
- the nrtA_2 gene encoding Nitrate transport protein NrtA yields MRLALGYVPLVDAASLIAAAELGFARAEGLTLDLVREPSWATLRDKLAVGHLDGAHMLAPLAIASALGLSGPQTRLCVPMALNLNGNAITVSRPLWEAMEAADDEMDTVAAAFACIATRREREGRPLTLGTVHPFSSHTYQLRIFAERGGLDLDTQTRLVVIPPPQIAEALRRELIDGFCVGSPWNSVAVAEGYGRIAVLGSELLPDCPEKVLALPESEAPRCAPLVRALDRAGRWCADPGNSAELASLLSRDGYLGVPAPILQRALTGDVVVDSDGRRRRDPHFSLFGERAHRPDPAHADWFIGEAERAGQLDASDDLRTAARAIYRPDLFDAALSG; encoded by the coding sequence ATGAGGCTCGCACTCGGATACGTCCCCCTCGTGGATGCCGCGAGTCTGATCGCGGCGGCGGAACTCGGCTTCGCCCGGGCCGAGGGGCTCACCCTCGACCTCGTGCGCGAGCCCTCCTGGGCGACCCTGCGCGACAAGCTGGCGGTGGGCCATCTCGATGGCGCGCATATGCTGGCGCCCCTCGCCATCGCCAGCGCGCTCGGGCTGAGCGGGCCGCAGACCCGGCTTTGCGTGCCGATGGCGCTCAACCTCAACGGCAACGCCATCACGGTGTCCCGCCCCCTGTGGGAGGCGATGGAGGCCGCGGACGACGAGATGGACACCGTGGCCGCCGCTTTCGCGTGCATCGCCACGCGGCGGGAGCGGGAAGGGAGGCCGTTGACGCTGGGCACGGTGCATCCGTTCTCCAGCCACACCTACCAGCTTCGGATCTTCGCCGAGCGCGGCGGCCTCGACCTCGACACACAGACGCGCCTCGTGGTGATCCCGCCGCCGCAGATCGCAGAGGCGCTGCGGCGCGAACTGATCGACGGGTTCTGCGTCGGCAGCCCCTGGAACAGCGTCGCCGTGGCGGAGGGGTATGGCCGCATCGCGGTCCTCGGCAGCGAACTCCTGCCCGATTGCCCGGAGAAGGTTCTGGCCCTGCCGGAATCGGAGGCGCCGCGCTGCGCCCCCCTGGTGCGGGCCCTCGACCGGGCCGGGCGCTGGTGCGCCGATCCCGGCAACAGCGCCGAACTCGCTTCCCTCCTTTCGCGCGATGGATACTTGGGTGTACCGGCGCCGATCCTCCAGCGAGCGCTCACGGGGGACGTGGTCGTCGATTCCGACGGGCGTCGGCGGCGGGACCCGCATTTCAGCCTGTTCGGCGAGCGGGCACACCGGCCCGACCCCGCCCATGCGGATTGGTTCATCGGTGAGGCGGAACGCGCCGGACAGCTCGATGCCTCCGACGATCTCCGAACCGCCGCCCGCGCGATCTACCGCCCGGACCTGTTCGATGCCGCTCTGAGCGGCTGA
- the cmpB_2 gene encoding Bicarbonate transport system permease protein CmpB: MANTSTIAVTGATAKPAAKAPRKPLVTLATFRQIAVNLIPPVVVLIAFLVIWELLCSRPTAGLPPPSRVVTEAWDIIAHPFYDNGGTDKGLFWHIYASIQRVAFGFALATIVGIMVGTLIGQSDWAMRGLDPIFQVLRTIPPLAWLPLSLAAFRDGQPSAIFVIFITSIWPIIINTAVGIRNIPQDYRNVAAVLRLNPLEFFVKIMLPSAAPYIFTGLRIGVGLSWLAIVAAEMLIGGVGIGFFIWDAWNSSHISEIIVALVYVGVIGFFLDRFVAFIGTLVTRGATA, encoded by the coding sequence ATGGCCAACACCTCCACCATCGCCGTGACGGGAGCCACCGCGAAGCCGGCGGCCAAGGCCCCGCGCAAGCCCCTCGTGACCCTGGCGACGTTCCGCCAGATCGCCGTCAACCTGATCCCGCCGGTCGTGGTACTGATCGCCTTCCTGGTGATCTGGGAGCTGCTGTGCTCGCGGCCCACCGCCGGCCTGCCGCCGCCCTCGCGCGTCGTCACCGAGGCGTGGGACATCATCGCCCACCCGTTCTACGACAATGGCGGCACCGACAAGGGCCTGTTCTGGCACATCTACGCCAGCATCCAGCGCGTCGCCTTCGGCTTCGCCCTGGCCACCATCGTGGGCATCATGGTGGGCACCCTCATCGGCCAGTCGGACTGGGCCATGCGCGGCCTCGACCCGATCTTCCAGGTGCTGCGCACGATCCCGCCGCTGGCCTGGCTGCCGCTCTCCCTCGCGGCGTTCCGCGACGGCCAGCCCTCGGCCATCTTCGTGATCTTCATCACCTCGATCTGGCCGATCATCATCAACACGGCGGTGGGCATCCGCAACATCCCGCAGGATTACCGCAACGTGGCGGCGGTGCTGCGGCTCAACCCACTCGAATTCTTCGTGAAGATCATGCTGCCCTCGGCGGCCCCCTACATCTTCACGGGGCTTCGCATCGGGGTCGGCCTGTCCTGGCTCGCCATCGTGGCGGCGGAGATGCTCATCGGCGGTGTCGGTATCGGCTTCTTCATCTGGGACGCCTGGAACTCGTCGCACATCTCCGAGATCATCGTCGCCCTCGTCTATGTCGGGGTGATCGGGTTCTTCCTCGACCGGTTCGTGGCCTTCATCGGCACCCTCGTCACCCGCGGCGCCACCGCCTGA